A portion of the Trichomycterus rosablanca isolate fTriRos1 chromosome 17, fTriRos1.hap1, whole genome shotgun sequence genome contains these proteins:
- the LOC134331756 gene encoding putative claudin-24 — protein sequence MDTGVCILELLGVFLSLSAWLCSLTTTLMSQWLTLSTDLLPAESYELGLWETCVVQELGILECRPYDSLLGLPPDIRLARILMCTTLATGLMSLSFAIPGIYLVNSCKGTETLQAKRTLKMFGGVLCFATGVLVVIPVSYVAHLTVLRFFDETVPDVVPRWEFGCALFWGWTASLLHVVAGSLLITSCLYLQNEQYPMPGSVPLQGRPASPEMSPRRRTEYV from the coding sequence ATGGATACAGGAGTGTGCATTCTGGAGTTACTTGGGGTATTTCTCTCTCTTAGCGCCTGGCTTTGCTCACTGACTACCACTCTGATGTCCCAGTGGCTCACCCTGTCCACTGATCTCCTTCCCGCCGAGAGCTACGAGCTGGGTTTATGGGAGACATGTGTGGTCCAAGAACTGGGCATCCTGGAGTGCCGACCCTACGACAGCCTTCTCGGCCTCCCTCCGGACATTCGCCTGGCCCGGATCCTGATGTGTACAACCTTGGCAACTGGTCTAATGAGCCTGAGTTTTGCCATTCCTGGCATTTACCTTGTCAACAGCTGTAAGGGCACAGAGACTCTCCAAGCAAAAAGGACTTTGAAGATGTTTGGAGGAGTGCTCTGCTTTGCCACAGGAGTTCTTGTTGTCATTCCTGTGTCATACGTGGCCCATCTGACCGTCCTACGGTTCTTTGATGAGACTGTTCCTGATGTGGTGCCACGCTGGGAGTTTGGCTGTGCTTTGTTCTGGGGCTGGACGGCATCGCTTCTGCATGTTGTAGCCGGATCACTGCTCATCACCTCCTGCCTCTATTTGCAGAATGAACAGTACCCTATGCCAGGGTCAGTGCCACTGCAAGGAAGACCTGCTAGCCCTGAAATGTCTCCAAGGAGGAGAACAGAGTATGTATGA